Genomic DNA from Clostridium sp. BJN0013:
TAATCCTTTTTGCTACAGTCATAATATCCTCTTCACTTCGGGCCACAACTACATCCTTTGTCATTGCCCAATCCACAGGACAGGTATCATAATGCCCCTCTTCCATTAAAAATCTATATATATCTGCCTTTACTATCATACCAATCAGTTGTCCATCTTCATCAACTATAGGTGCTCCGTTTACATTATGAGTATCCATTATATCTAAAGCTTTACACAAACTATCTTCCTTTTTTAACTTTACAATATCTGATTTCATTATTTCTTGAACCATAACAACACCCCTCCTTTTCTTAATTATACAATGTTTTTTCTAAAAAGTCTAAAAATTTCCCAAAAGTTAAATGCATTATTAATTTGAATTAAATATTCATTAATAACTACCATTTATAATATTGTCAAATTTTTCTACATCCTTTTCTCCTTTTATTAGGTAATCTATAATTTGTGATGCAACTCTTTTGGATATTTTTTCAAATTGTATATTTAAATTTACATTATTTTTCTTTAAAAGAATTTTTAAGTATCTTTTTTGCTTTTCTGTAATACAGTTTTCTCTCACCAGTAATTTATCATTCCTTATTTTAAAAGCAAATTCGTGTATTTTAGGTAAATTTAAAACATCTTCATAATTATGAAGCATTATTGTATATTTTATACTATCAGTATTAGACTTTAAAAATTCTTTATATAAATCTACACTAATTCTTCCATCTATTTTATCCTCTCTGTTTATACCCAAATACTTTTCCACAGTCTTTAAATTACATCTCTCCATACCCAGCTGTTTGTAATAAGGTCTTATAAGTCTGTATAAATCCACATGATATTTAGGAAACTCAAAGTATATGTTATTCCGGTGCATTCTCTCTTTTATAAAAGGTTCATCAAAGGCTATTCCATTATAAGAACACCATTTATCATATTTTAATATATCCATACCAAAATTATATAATACTTCATTTTCATCCTGTATACTATCTGCAAAATACTGTTTTATCGCCAATTTATTTTTATCAATAAACCTTCCAAGGGATATAAGTATTATGTTATCACATTCTCTATCGAAACCAGTTGTTTCTATATCAAAATAGGCTATACTTTTCATGTCACAACTTGAAAATGCATTACTTTCTACATTTACCAGACGATCATATTCTCTAATTTCCATAATATATGTTACTTTAACGTAACTTCTCCTTTCTATATTATCTGATTATCCAAGGGAATATCAATATTTATCCTACCATCAGTGGGCTTGAGATTCAAACACCTGACAATCTTTCAATAAAATATTTAAAATTCTCATTTACATCTTTTCTACTACTTCTATTCCCATTAAATTTAATCCATTCTTTAATACTTGACAGGTACATTTTACCAAAGACAATCTAGCCCTTTTAGTATCCTCATCCACTGCATTTATAATACTATGGGCATTGTAAAACTTATTAAAACCTTTAGCCACATCTATTACATACCTAGTTACTACAAATGGCTCCAGTCTATTTATAGCCTTTAAGATAGCTTTATTAAAACTCTCCAGTGTCTTTATAAGTTCAAATTCTTCCTTACTACCCAATTTACTATAATCCATCTGCTTTTTATCATAATCCGTCTCTTTAGCTTTCCTGAGTATACTCTTTCCTCTTGCATAGCTATATTGAACATAAGGACCAGTTTCTCCTTCAAAACTTAACATTTCATTCCAATCAAATACTATATCTTTTTCTCTGTTATTTTTTAGATAGGTAAATATTACAGCTCCTATACCAATCTTTTTAGCTACCTCTTCTTTATTTTCAAGTTCAGGATTTTTTTCATTTATTATCTCAAGAGTTCTCTCTACAGATTTATTTAATAGATCTTCTAGAAATATTACATCTCCTTTTCTTGTAGAAAGTTTTTTATTTGCAAATCTAACCAGTCCAAAACCTACATGTTTACATGAATCTGCCCAATCTTTACCCATTAACTTAAGGGTGGTAAATACCTGCTTGAAATGAAGCGATTGGTCAAGACCCACTACATATATACTCTTATAAAAATCATAGGTTTTTTTCCTATATATAGCTGCGGCTAAATCCCGGGTAGCATATATAGTCGTTCCATCTGATTTTTTTACAATACAAGGCGGTATATTGTATTCATCTAAAATTACAACTTTTGCACCATTACTTTCCACGAGAAGTCCTTTTTTATCTATTTCTTCTATAACTGCATCCATTTTATCCGTATAAAAACTCTCTCCTGCATAGGAATCAAAATCTACCTTTAATAAATCATATACTTTTTTAAATTCTCTAAGACTTAAATCTTTAAATTTTTTCCAAAGTTTAATTTCTTTTTCAGATCCATCTTCCAATTTTTTGAAATACATTCTACCCTCTTCATTAAGTGAAGGATCTTTTTCTGCTTCTTCATGGAACTTTACATATATTCTTAAAAGTTCTTTTATAGGATCTTTATTAAGATCTTCCTCATTACACCATCTATTATAAGCCGCTATAAGTTTTCCAAATTGAGTTCCCCAGTCTCCCAAATGGTTTATTCTTGTACAATTATACCCTTGAAAACTTATCATGTTATATAGAGCATTTCCTATAGAGGTACTAAAAAGATGTCCTACATGGAAAGGTTTTGCAATGTTAGGCGATGAATATTCTATAACTATATTTTTCCCTTCTCCCATGCTTGAACTTCCATAACTATCTCCCTTTAATAGTATTTCTTCTAAAGTATATTTAGTAAATATTTTTTTATCTATAAAAAAATTTACATAAGGTCCTAAATTTTCAATGTTTTCAAAGTACTTACTATGTAATTTATCTTTTAATTCCTTAGAAATTATATTTGGTGCCTTTTTCAATACTTTTGCCAATTGAAAACATGGAAATGCATAATCTCCCATTTCAGGTTTTGGCGGTATTTCTATTAAATTTTCTATAAAATTTAATTCCAAATCTATATTTTTCTTAATCTCTTCTGCCACTAACTTTTTAAAATCCATATTAACAGTTAAATAAGTATACCTTTATCCGAAGGCTACCCTTACTATACCTCACCCCAGCTTATTCAACCTAGGGGATTGGCACTGCTACGCCTTTGGATAAGTTCCTCTAAGGTTTAGATGAAAAAAGCATCTCTTTATGTGCAAACTCCACCTGAACCTAAGAATCACTTGATTTAACACTTTTCATCTCCTCTCCTATTTCTATTCTTTTAAACAAGAATTAAAAACCACAAGTTGCTATATAATATAAAAAACCGCCTCTTTTATCTTAAGAGACGGCCTCCTCCTATCACGATATTTAAATAATAGGTATACAGCCTATCTATTACATTTCTAGTTTATAACACCTCATATTCTTCATAACTTATATAGATGTTATTTAATAAAATCATACACAACTTACATCTTATTATATTACTACTAACATTTTTTTGTCAATATATAAATTTTAGTGTTTTTCATGTTTTAACCATTAATATTACTTTACTTTTCAAATCCATATAGGTGATTTTTATGCCATTTCCATGCAGTTTCAATAATTGTCTCAAGTGAATTATACTTTGGCTTCCAATGAAGCTCTTCTTCAGCTTTTTTAGAAGAAGCTATAAGTACTGCCGGATCTCCTTCTCTTCTAGGTGCAATTTCAGCTTTTATTTTCTGTCCAGTTACTTCTCGTGAAGCTTCAATTACTTCTTTTACAGAAAAA
This window encodes:
- a CDS encoding CBS domain-containing protein; translation: MVQEIMKSDIVKLKKEDSLCKALDIMDTHNVNGAPIVDEDGQLIGMIVKADIYRFLMEEGHYDTCPVDWAMTKDVVVARSEEDIMTVAKRIRKNNIVAIPIIDDKNVVKGIVSIGDIMDYVIEKS
- a CDS encoding ribonuclease H-like domain-containing protein, with protein sequence MEIREYDRLVNVESNAFSSCDMKSIAYFDIETTGFDRECDNIILISLGRFIDKNKLAIKQYFADSIQDENEVLYNFGMDILKYDKWCSYNGIAFDEPFIKERMHRNNIYFEFPKYHVDLYRLIRPYYKQLGMERCNLKTVEKYLGINREDKIDGRISVDLYKEFLKSNTDSIKYTIMLHNYEDVLNLPKIHEFAFKIRNDKLLVRENCITEKQKRYLKILLKKNNVNLNIQFEKISKRVASQIIDYLIKGEKDVEKFDNIINGSY
- the argS gene encoding arginine--tRNA ligase, encoding MDFKKLVAEEIKKNIDLELNFIENLIEIPPKPEMGDYAFPCFQLAKVLKKAPNIISKELKDKLHSKYFENIENLGPYVNFFIDKKIFTKYTLEEILLKGDSYGSSSMGEGKNIVIEYSSPNIAKPFHVGHLFSTSIGNALYNMISFQGYNCTRINHLGDWGTQFGKLIAAYNRWCNEEDLNKDPIKELLRIYVKFHEEAEKDPSLNEEGRMYFKKLEDGSEKEIKLWKKFKDLSLREFKKVYDLLKVDFDSYAGESFYTDKMDAVIEEIDKKGLLVESNGAKVVILDEYNIPPCIVKKSDGTTIYATRDLAAAIYRKKTYDFYKSIYVVGLDQSLHFKQVFTTLKLMGKDWADSCKHVGFGLVRFANKKLSTRKGDVIFLEDLLNKSVERTLEIINEKNPELENKEEVAKKIGIGAVIFTYLKNNREKDIVFDWNEMLSFEGETGPYVQYSYARGKSILRKAKETDYDKKQMDYSKLGSKEEFELIKTLESFNKAILKAINRLEPFVVTRYVIDVAKGFNKFYNAHSIINAVDEDTKRARLSLVKCTCQVLKNGLNLMGIEVVEKM